The stretch of DNA CATTGTATGTTTGGATGCTGTGttgcccccccgcccccaacgTGTGAAACCTTTACGAGGCGAACGTTTCATTTTAACAATCATTCTTGGCAGGTGACTGGAAGGAAAAGTGAGCGGTTCCTGACGAGCAACATTGATGTTGAATAGCACTTGAAGGACGTGTGTATGTTTCCCAGCCTGATGTACATCTTTTCTAAACATGTCAAATGCAAATAAACCCCAAACCTCGAGCGCAGTCCCTACAccatgtatatatttgtatgtccTTATGTAAGAGACCAGCGTTTGCAAAGATTTGTGTAAATAAAGCCTTTTATTTATCAGCTGCTTTTGTCTCACACGTTCCTTTGGCAGGTTTTCTTCACCACAGGTCATTTTACGTTTCTACAAGTCCCATGGTAAACATTTTACACTTGACATGGGacattttttcatcttttttcacCTACAAGAGCATATAGCAAGTCAAAGTCAAATGTTAACAGCAATACCAACATCACAGTCCAGCGTTGGTGCAAGAATTAGTATATTGGAAGAAAACACTGAAAAATAAGTGTTTGATCCCTGCAGATGTAAAGTTTACCTTTATGAACACTAcatttttattctaaactttaaCACacagaatgcaaaaaaaatatttgtcaataCAAAAGGTGGTTGGAAAAAGCTTGTTGGCAAGCACGGGTCAGACCTTGACCACATCGCATCACcctaaaatggggaaaaaggggCCCCATACAATAATCCCTTACCTCTTcacatttcatggcttcacgAGTTTTACAAAGtattcatgctgttttgttaaTAATGAATATGGGCTATTCATTGGTTTTGCACTTCAACgtgcaaaaagatgaaatagGAGTGATGCAAAACAAAAGCTTTTGAGTTTCATAATTAGTTTTTGAaaagtgtgtgtctcattacatctggcgtaaaagtaacagcgcatttcacaaaaagaacatgaacagtaaaatgtggtagtgtgatggtctgggttttgttttgtttaggtttcatttaaaaaacgcattttgtgtttggttgtgttgtcattgactaatattgaaatttgtttgatgagctaaaacgtttaagtgtaacaaacatgcaacaagaataagaaatcaggaagggggcaaacactttcacaccactgttaccttcgaggaaaaggcttcttgaggcgtcatctgtacttctgtgaagaaggtgtcggacgtttcgctcctcatccgaagagcttcgtcagcgaactaataagtgctggtagcttaggccttaaatacagtaagagtgggcggaattggtgtgccaacaccctcctcctattggttcgttacactaagcctgggcggagtagtggtataatcctatcctgttattaacacctccgataaaagggaagtgtcgctccctgaattgggtatgaacgactctgatactggcttgttagcatctattgttctggctcggccctgccttcacctcatttgcaagactaagagctgtgggttttggtctcagtaacctgctgaacacagggtccaaattaaacctcaaaccaccattccgattcaatgatgggttctgttgtttgacaaaaatagcttcctttactcctctttcaaactcactcttactgtatttaaggcctaagctaccagcacttattagttcgctgacgaagctcttcggatgaggagcgaaacgtccgacaccttcttcacagaagtacagatgacgcctcaagaagccttttcctcgatggacaactcctgtacgactgagagcctacacagaccaCTGTTACCTGTGCTGGATTGAGCAGCAATCTAAACAACCCCTTCACCCACccatgcaaacaaaacaacacgtGAACACACGTGCCCAATGCTCACACGTTCCACGGCCAAAGCATTCTAGGTATCTTGCAGGACACTCCCCTCACGTGTTTGTGCCCTCTGTTTGTTGCacttttgcttgattgcaaaacatgttgaggaggtcgtcagggaagtaaacaaggacGTTCACACGCTCTTCATATTTTTACGTGTGACTCCTCACCTCATGTCAGCTAACTTCCTGTGCTGTTGTTAGCGATGTTCTAAGATTGAACTGCTCCGTTGACGGCTGACTCTTTGGTAGCGGTGGTGAGCAGGTGTTGGTCTGATGAAGGCACAGCACTCAACATGGTGGTGAAACCTGCTGACACCAGGAGCTCAGTGTGGCGTCCGTGTAAGGATGTGTAGGGATGAATAGCACACCTGTTCATACGCAGCTCCTTGTCTATCTCATCCAGCGTCTTGCCTTTGGTTTCTGGCAGCAGGAAGTAGAAGAAAACTGCAGCCACCACTGAGGTCGCCCCGTACATGAGGAACGTCCCACCCAGACCCACAGCATCTGTTCATCAACACATATAACCTCCAAATTTATAATTAGAAAATATACTTCACAATAAAATCAATTATAAGGACAAATGTATACATTAAATTAAGAAAATGTgtatgtcacacacacatatacattgtatgtatacatacatatatatatatatatatatatatatatatatatatatatatatatatatatatatatatatatatatatatatacgtaataaaaagtcattaaaaaatacatgtaatatataGAAAAACAAATACGTTAAATTTAAAAGAAAGTATGCAttttaatacataataaaaatataaaaattataattataaaaaatattttgaaaaatggtagGATTTTATAGGCTACAATAATGCAGCACACACCTTGTGCTAGCAAATGCTTACTGAAAACATCCAGGAAGGTGAAGGCAACCAAGAGGTGGGCACTCCAGTTGAAGCAGCTGGTGAGGGCAAACGCTCTTCCTCTCACAGGAGCAGGAAAGATTTCACTGAGGAGGAGCCACgtcactgcaacacacacacacacacacacatgcaacaaCACAATTCATTTATGATGCTGGAACTTCATAGACTTGATGGCAGCACAAATCACATATTGTGGTCCTGAACATGAACCCCAAAATTCACTCACTAGCGCCCTCTTTTAAATCTGTCATTTGGTGGCGACTCCTTGGGACGCTGACCAAATGATCACAAATTCAAATGACGGATACCGGACAGATGGGCAATGACATactgctggcaccagcattctgCTAAGATTACTACTGCACACATCATCACAGATGAATAAAACTACCTATTttgagttattttgcagccgtaacttgaaaaaaaaaaacactcagacATATACGATGtgcttgaatgcctcatcagcGCAGGGTGCAGTGTTGTTCTATGAaccaaaaccacacacacacacacacaataaagataCTGAAAGAATCccctggctggaatctgtctCTCAAAGACTGAGTCACGTGCAagcgtgctttgtttgggcactcgattccgcgGACTAGTTTACTAGGCGaactgtttggccgtacgataacTGCAACAGTGTATGAAACCCGACCCAACCAAAGGTTCTACTGTGTAAGAGTGTGTGGATCTGGCCTGCATATATTGAAGAAGAATCCACTTACTTGGTCCAAATCCAATGGAGTATGCAGCCACAGCAGCCATCATGCACGTAAGGATGATCCAGTTTGCAACTTTTTGACCAACACTCGGAGGTTCCTTTGCAAGTTGCACaggttttggtgttttttggagtTTGTTGTCGTCAACCGCCGGCGTGTTCAAAAGCGTATGGTTTCCCACGGGAAAAACAGATGGACTTGTTCTGTTGCCGATGGCGTGGTCTTTGTTACAAAGCCCCCTAGCGTCCTTCAGTGAACGCCCACTGAGAAGTCCGATGGTGATCAGACACAAGGCCATGACGCAGCATCCACTGATGAGCAAAGGCCTCCTGCCCACTCTGTCCGAATACACCATGGAGGTGAGCGTAGCCACCACTTTGACCAGTCCGATGCCAACGGTGGCAAGTACTGCAGAGTCAGCGCTCTGAAAGCCTGCTGACTGAAAGATGGTGGGCGCGTAAAAGAGAATGCTGGGCTGTCCTGTGAACTGCTGAAAGAGCACCAATCCCAGCCCGACGATGCTGCGGCTCCTCATGTTGTCTTTGCGCTGCAAAAGGGACATGATGTCATACTCCTCTCTTTTGTTGCAGTCCCCTTCTTCTTGGGCATCCGTGGAAGTGATCAGATCTGCTTGAGAATGAATCCTACCTCTGCCAGTGTTGGACGGAAGGAAGCATATAGAGAAGAGCTGAATCAAGGCTGGTACCACAGCTAAGCCAAACATCCACTTCCAGCCCCTCTGCAAGTCAAACAGGATGTAGTTCATAGTGTAGGCTACAAGGATGCCCACGGTGATGCCAGCTTCATACAGGGTTACCAGGAAACCCCTACGCTCAGGAGTGACCAGCTCCGACACGAAGATGCAGCAGGAAATGGAGGACAGACACATGGAGACACCCACTGTGAACCTGCCACACAGCAGCGTAGGGTAGGAGCTGATGAGCAGGATGAGGCTACCAGTTAGCATCAAGACATTACTGAGGAGGATGGACTTTCTCCGGCCGTAGCGGTCGATCAAGCCTCCTCCCACCAGAGAGGACAGTAGGGCGCCGATCAACAAAGAGCTGACCAGCGCCTCCTGCTGGATGCAGGTGAGTCGGAGCTCGGCCTTGAGCTGCAGCAAACCACCAGAGATTATGCCCAGTTCGTAACCAAAAAGCAGGCCTCCCAGACTGGACACGGTGCTGGCCAACAAGAGCACAGAGCACCCTGTAGATGACGGAGACATTCAGAAGGTTAAGACGCTACAGCTAACCACACGGCCAAATACTCTtcaagtaatttgcccaacactggttATAATACAAGTAACCTTTTAAAACTGCTGGACCCCACTACAGGGGGGCTTTTGAGTTGtatttgtgttgctatggtaaccgCGATGCGGCGCTTGTATCAATATACACGTGCGACGCATACACATAACATCAGCTAAAAGCTCAACCAAAGCCATTTTAGAAAAAACAGACAATTCACACACTCGGAGAGCAGCATAAGTCATGAACGATTTCATAAAGCAAAACACTAAAGTTTAAAAATCTGACTGAACAAGCATGTGCATTTACTCTAATCCAGCAGTAACGATTAGGGCTCGACCGATTCAGCGACCACCTGATTGAATCAGCCAATTCCAGTCATTAGAGAATAAACGCTAGTTAACACTAATTCACTCATAATATGGTGGGTTTCTTAAAAATGAATGATAGGGCCCGACCAATTTAGCAGCTGTACAGTAGTATTGTCCTTCTCCTcctttacagtatataaccaggggtcaccaacgtggtgcccacatgaggtgcccgcaagcctgcttttcattcaggtttccagttaataatgaaagaacagtagaaagaaatgcattctgaaatacaaaatgtgagttgtggacaccagcattttgttcatgttctggtaaaacaagcatattctctttgtttgggtttaaaataagctctgaagataaatgttacaaaaatgagtagctcttggccattttcattttgtaaaagtagctctcacaaggaaaaaccctGGCGACCCCCGAGGTAAACGTTACTTGCTATTGTTGCCCTCTGTAACAGAGAGTGATGTTAGACTGGAGTCAAACTGCTAGAATGGAAACATACACGATGAATAAAGCTGATTCCGATTCTGTTCGTAGCCTTGAAACCAAAACTGCAATACAACATGAACAGAGGAGTTATACCAGACTCACCTGTCGTACAGCAAATCAGTTCTGGCAAAATAAACATACACGTCTCACATGACTAAGCCgccaaacaagtaaacaaacaaaaacaaaaaataccccCGACTTAAAGTAATTCAGTGAAGGAAATAGCAGTAATACATCACATACTCAGCATAAGAAACGTACAAATGGGTACTTTTCTACCATGGTTACAgtatgttgctttttttaaccTCCTCAAGGTGCTGCCCCTCCTTGGCTCCATACTACACTTGATCTCCACCACAACCACCGGCTAGAACGTGTTACCAATAGCTGTTTCAAAGAAAAGACCTTCCATTCCATAATTGTCACAATTCTAAGTCATCTCGTTGTCTTTGAACGTGCAGGAACAagtttttgttgctgacaaacttctgctccacacttcagcccaaTCGTTGACAGTAATGTGCAAATGAGATATGACGACATTACGAGATATTGCTGTATCCCCAAAAGGAGAAGAAAGGAGAtgaacaccaaagaagaagaaggcgaaAAAGCCGATGTGTGTGAGAGCGGGGATGAATGGCCACTGTGATTGGTTTATGTGTAAAAAGAGGGCGGTGTCAGAGTTCTAATGTACGTAAAGTATTGGTTTGTATTcatgatgtgttgtgtttaatCCAAACACCAGCACAACCGAGGGTCTTTTTAAGGTGACCACTGAAGTTGAACGGTGAGTAGCAACAACACACGTcaggccttcacaataaaagcactgaGTCTGACTGCACAAGAAAAGTctcagtaggcctgtcacaataatcgataaaACGATTCACCGAACGATAcaaaaacaggtcgataattatgacgTCCTCgttaaattgacatgtgcatgtatgcgtgtttcATCTGCTAGTCTCTCCTGCCAAACAAAGACAGATAAGGAAGGAGGGAATGCGCAGCAGGCATATCACAGGTGGGCCAGGAAGGACAAAACTAGTTTAAATGCATTTCAGTTTCGGTTATTTTTGACTCCATGTACTTCACAGCCTACAGGTAGTTTCTCCTGAAGTTTCTCTGCACATTTTCACTTGAAGAATGGAGTTCGAAAACTGTATCGTATCgccccgacagtcaacgcttaccgAGGCGTTTGGACGGCAATGTAAATACaagcaaaacagtgcaaaatggtgcacgctcacagacagtaTCGCTCGCTACAACCATTCGATACGGTtatatggcatacattttaaacaacatacatacaggcaacttctgtgtcaagctaatgtggctcacacaggtacgctatacttgagtaccatctagtggttcaaatgtgaattacacctctcatgacaataattaatgaaaaaaatgtctcataaaGTGCCGATAATATCAATTATTgacaatttgtagcacaatttgtttttcagagagaagatctCTCAAGAACGTTTGATGACGTTGACAGGTGGTGTGCTAGCATGATTtaacttgacacacacacacacacacacacacacacacacaataacgtcatcaaagctcacctttatgcattcacaaaCATCGGCATTTGGAAACAACGCCTGAATGGGAAAGTCTACTTGTGGCAGCATCAGactaaatgtaatgtaacagtgtaacggagcacacaactatggtgagTTCAATGACCGGTGAAACATAATGAAATTTTAAAgcaggcacacaaacacacacgcacacacaacatgcgcactcacgcacatgcacacacatagttcagttccaaatgtgaaaactataAATGgtttatggtgttatatttgtaaataaattgtatttttgttgcaaaaataaaacccttttttgtgtccaagtgaaagttactgtatgtttgaaatgtatcttttcacaaaaagctcgtTTTCAGCAACTGAAACGTACCGATGTTCGACTGCTGACTACTAAAGaacgaaaaaaggtagaaacaaactttttttttctgatgaaagacgggagtctaatatttcttttggcaggttccatgtttatacagtcatagaacacaatactctgtgtgccttcaaagatcagtcaaaatcgtctaaaatggccggttgaaggggttgtcttttgaaaaatgtctgggaccGAATGAGTATTAACTAACTTTGCAAGTCGATTCCAGTGTGCGCCCAGGTATTTTCGAGGCCACTGTGctccaagtaaaaaaaaaaaaaaaaaaaaaaaaaaggtcacgtATAGCATCTTGATACAAGCGTCACAtagcagttaccatagcaacacaaaagCCACCACACTGTCCCACGTACTGGGGTCTGCTGCTTTTTAAAGGTGAATTTACACATTTACAATGATGCTTTGCAGCTGTTGCTCAGATCAATGTGAATCTCTGATGTTGCCCGTCTATTGAAAGCAATGCGATGAAACAGAGTAATGGCCAAATGAAGCTTGTCTGCAAACGCATTTGCATACAGTAGAACAGTAATAAACATGTGATGCACTGCTTTTTCTTCAACTAATGCCATTATTAAATATCTGGGCTCTGCACTGATTTGATGGTAATGGAAATTCATACAGTATGCatactaaatgaaaaaaaaaacatctttatcaTAAAAAGATGATACAATATCATATCAAAATAACATAttactgatttttaaaaaaaaacaacaaaaaaaggtaatttacccattgtttttttctgtttacaaGTGCTCTTCTGCCATGTCAGAGAAGTTCCGCTTCAGGTCCAACAGGTCTTGCTCTGTAAAACAAAGACTGTACATGAAATTCAATGGCAGACAGTCGTTGCTCCCCTGGTGTGCATCACGTTGGTCAGTGCTCACAGCAAAGATGAGAGAGCCCAAAGGAGAGCGTGGCAGCACCGTCACCGTGACAACCCCCTTGTTGTTTGCTGTGATTTCATTACTGCATCCACTTGAGATGGAATCAGTAACATGCAAGACACAATTGTATTGGCTTAGCGTCCTTGCATTTAAAGCGTACATATATGGGATCTTCCGCACGATAAGGCGCATTTTAAAGCCTttcattttcccaaaaatcaACGGCACGTCTTATAATCCCGTGCGCCTTATGTGTGCactgagttccaaaatctggAAAAATGTTGTTGTGCGACTTTGGTAAGCGCTGGACTGTCGGACCATTTCCCGCTGACACAGTACGTacagtacgtacagtatgtacgcTGCCAGCGATTAACCAATCAGAGAACATTGTTACATACGTACCGTATACATGCTTACCTCCGGTAGGTATACTACCGGTATGCTGCAAAACCACATTTGTGAAGTGAAGCAAGTGAAGCAAATGAATTCGGAGCTTGCCATCATCCCGGGAGGATCAACAAatgaactccaaccgctggacactGGTATAAACAGGGCGTTCAAAGTGAAGTTGTGAGCGGCATGGGAGCGAGTGATGAGAGACGGCGAACACACCtttactaagactgggaggcagcgccgtaCAAGTTACGCCGCCAtatgtgaatggattgtggatgcctGGGCTAAGGTGTCTGCTTTAACTGTTGTCCGAGCTTTCGTGAAAGTCGGCATCGCTGCTGAACAGCCACCTGACAACAAGGCTGACTCCGACAACGGCATGTTTGATGGCGAAAATGCCCAGCTTGAGACTGCGCGTTATAATCCGGTGCGCCCTATGGTGCGGAAAATAGGgtacataaaatcattcctGACGACGCTGTACATGTGACATCACATGCTTGCTTCATTTAAATCAGGCTGGATTTAGCTTTCTGACAATTATCTGACAGTATGGAAGGAAAAGGCAGAGATGTTAAGGGATAAATTCACAACAAAGGGATGAAACCTTTCTTTTGCAAAACCAATATGAACATAagactgaaaaaataaaaagcagtaTATTAGAtgacagttgtcccttgccacttcacgcttcgacTTTTGCGGCATCACTCaggtttccaaaatatataaattaatgaatcatgctgtttcatggttgactatggtctattattacaaaaaaaatgcctatttaaGCAAAAGTTATGAATTTgtggcctaaatgaagtatttttaaGCACAAAAATGTTTACAGGAACTAagatacaaatatgaggcatcgTCATCAAAcaagttgcagtattttcacaggttagtggttgtgtgtaagaattttgtgtgtgtgcgtgtgtacttATAATGTGCAAGTACATAAGTATTATTACCATATACGCGTGCAGCAAGCGtatcaaaatgaaacaaaccgtaGACTAGTGGTTCGCATGTgttgtaatgatatgtagtattctacactggtcactaggttacGCTCATGatacaatagccaccacaggaagtactcagTGATAATGTGACTCTACCAATACTAAaaagtgtgagtctatattaagTCGAActtctgtcttattttgtcttactatgtctactatattgggtaatagcagtgtaaaggtgactatcttcttcttttcttttcggcttttcccttcaggggtcgccacagcgaatcaattgcctccatctaaccctgtcttctgcatcctcttctctcacaccaattaccttcatgtcctctttcactacatccataaacctcctctttggtcttcctctaggcctcctgcctggcagttccaaactcagcatccttctacctatatattccctatctctcctctggacatgtccaaaccatctcagtctggcctctctgactttatctccaaaacctctaacatgcgCTGtgcctctgatgtactcattcctgatcctgtccttcctggtcactcccagagaaaacctcagcatcttcatctctgccacctccagctctgtctcctgtcttttcctcattgacactgtctctagaccaaacaacatcgctggtctaaccacagttttgtaaagctttcctttcattttagctgaaactcttctatcacacatcacacctgacaattttctccacccgtaccatcctgcctgtacacgcttctttacctcttttccacactctccattgctctggactattgaccctaagtacttaaaatcctccaccttcttgatctcttctccctgtaagctcactcttccagttgggtccctctcattcacacacatgtactctgtcttacttcggctaaccttcattcctctcctttccagggcaaacctccacctctctagcttctcctccacctgttccctgctctcactgcagatcacaatgtcatctgcaaacatcatagtccatggagattcctgtctaacctcgtctgtcagtctgtccatcaccatagcgaacaagaaggggctcagggctgatccctgatgcagtccaacctccaccttgaactcctctgtcacacctacagcacacctcaccactgtcttacagtcctcatacatgtccttcACCGCTctacatacttctctgccactccaggcttcctcatacaataccacagttcctctctggacaccctgtcataagctttctccagatctacaaaaacaGAATGCAGCTCCATCTGGCCTTCtttgtacttctctatcaacatcctcaaagcaaatactgcctctgtagtactcttttttggcatgaaaccatactgctgctcacaaatgctcacttgtgcccttagtctagcttcaactactctttcccataacttcattgtatggctcatcagctttattcctctgtagttgccacagatctgcacatctcccttgtcCAATTTCCACCAGCACCCTGTAAGTCAACAGCACCGATGGCGGTCGTTGTTAACCCAGGCCTTGACTGATCCGGTATGGAAGTCATCGGTTTGATtcgcatgtttgatttggcaaaagtgtaaaggtaactataggggtgttatttcatgtctacagaccactaatgttaaaaaccatatttagaaggtcataaacaagttttgtaTGCTCTtattacaaaaacattacattcaTAAGTAACTTGGTGAAAATTCACTGCACAATAATCATTAAAAAGGCgctattttacatatttaaaatgcatttttgtccacCTCAAATACCCGAATTTGCAGTAATACATACTGCATGTTATTCGATTCGCAATGCATTGAGGTAAATGCTCATTTAATAGTATAGCAAGTTGATGTTTGACTGTTTTATAGGTCAAAATTGCTaagtcaaatgaaaaaaacagttgctccacacaaaatgatgtgtgttatcacatggtttaatttatttgtttggGTCACACCTAAGCCACATGAGCTGTACGCTTCAAATAAACGTATTATATTAGTGACTTGAACTTTTAACAAGGTTCTTCTCCTCACTTTAAACGGAAGCTTTGTTGAGACATTAACTATTTTATAGGTCTGcctgaaacttgttttttttatagctgGAATATCGTACAAATAAAATTGAActaatacaacaacaaaaaataaataaatatctacCTTAAAGTGggtttagtcttttttttttaactaaatttGCAGCCtttagtgcttttttaaaaaatataaaattaaacaaagaaacaaaaaaaactcaagaacagcaaaatagaaaaaagaataaaaaggaataagttaatgagaaagaaaataatacatttttatactaAATAagattactactactactactgctactactactactaacgaactaactgctatagacaacagaagatgcgcagcagctgtattcatggatttgacaaaagctttcgatacaattaaccacaatatcttaatttcaaaattagaaaggtacggaattagaggattggttttgaattgggttaaaagctacctagcaaagaggaaacaatttgtaaagctaggagaagatacatctgggagtttacacaccatgtgtggagtaccccaggggtccatactgggaccaaaactatttaatttgtatatcaacgacatttgtaaagtaactaaGGACtcaaaattggtcttattcgcggatgataccaccgctttctgttctggtgaaaatacacaactcattaaaaaggtcaaggatgaaatggtcatattaaagtcatggtttgacaggaacagattattccTGAacataagtaaaactaaaataatgctatttggaaatagcagaagggatatGTACGAGCAAATACAAAGagacggagtggatattgaaagagtggaagaatataaattccttggggttgtaatagatgaaaaaatgagttggaaatttcatattaaatatatacaacaaaaggtggcaagaaatatctctatattgaataaagcaaaatatgttcttgatcaaaaatcactccacactctgtacttttccttagtattagcatatttaatgtattgtgtggagatatggggaaataattacaaaagcaatcttcactcactcactgtactgcaaaaaagatctgtgagggtaattcataatgccaagtatagagaacatacaaaccctttatttttaaaatcacatattaaaatttgcagatttagttcattttcaaactgctagaataatgcagaaagttaataataactcattacccaaaaacctcatacagtatttctcaatcagagaggagaaatatgatcttagaggaaaactaaacttaaaacatttatatgcgagaactacgctgaaaacccacagcatttccgtgtgtggaattaaattatggaacggattgagtaaagaactaaaacaatgtacagagatgagcaaattcaaaaaacaatacaagcagttgatgtttgctaaatacaaggcagaagagtcttgatcatctcaatgattgttctgtcaggttggttatttcttgttttgttttgtttaaagaaaaaaaaattctttactcatatttatctaattatttatttattctcacttattattaatattattacttattcACTTATTTTTGGGACTTACCGATAtggattatgtattatcctgactatcacagaaaacatgacatggaatgcaggaagtgaacaacag from Dunckerocampus dactyliophorus isolate RoL2022-P2 chromosome 8, RoL_Ddac_1.1, whole genome shotgun sequence encodes:
- the slc2a10 gene encoding solute carrier family 2, facilitated glucose transporter member 10 — encoded protein: MGCSVLLLASTVSSLGGLLFGYELGIISGGLLQLKAELRLTCIQQEALVSSLLIGALLSSLVGGGLIDRYGRRKSILLSNVLMLTGSLILLISSYPTLLCGRFTVGVSMCLSSISCCIFVSELVTPERRGFLVTLYEAGITVGILVAYTMNYILFDLQRGWKWMFGLAVVPALIQLFSICFLPSNTGRGRIHSQADLITSTDAQEEGDCNKREEYDIMSLLQRKDNMRSRSIVGLGLVLFQQFTGQPSILFYAPTIFQSAGFQSADSAVLATVGIGLVKVVATLTSMVYSDRVGRRPLLISGCCVMALCLITIGLLSGRSLKDARGLCNKDHAIGNRTSPSVFPVGNHTLLNTPAVDDNKLQKTPKPVQLAKEPPSVGQKVANWIILTCMMAAVAAYSIGFGPMTWLLLSEIFPAPVRGRAFALTSCFNWSAHLLVAFTFLDVFNAVGLGGTFLMYGATSVVAAVFFYFLLPETKGKTLDEIDKELRMNRFHHHVECCAFIRPTPAHHRYQRVSRQRSSSILEHR